In the genome of Paenibacillus sp. FSL R5-0766, one region contains:
- the dtd gene encoding D-aminoacyl-tRNA deacylase: MRVLVQRCKEAQVTVGDELTGKIESGLMLLVGITHEDTEKDAQYLADKVSGLRIFEDDQEKMNLSLLDVGGAVLSVSQFTLYGDCRKGKRPSFAAAARPEAAELLYETFNQLLRDKGIPVETGRFGAMMDVTFTNWGPVTLMLESPVSQEPRA, translated from the coding sequence ATGAGGGTGCTTGTACAACGTTGTAAAGAGGCTCAGGTGACCGTGGGAGACGAGCTTACAGGTAAGATCGAATCCGGATTAATGCTGCTCGTAGGCATTACCCATGAGGATACCGAGAAGGATGCCCAGTATCTGGCTGACAAAGTTAGTGGGTTGCGGATATTTGAGGATGATCAGGAGAAGATGAATCTCAGCCTGCTTGATGTAGGCGGTGCTGTATTGTCTGTTTCCCAGTTCACCCTGTACGGAGATTGTCGCAAAGGAAAGCGTCCGAGCTTTGCGGCTGCGGCCCGACCTGAAGCGGCAGAACTGTTATATGAAACATTTAATCAACTACTACGGGATAAAGGTATTCCGGTTGAAACCGGGCGTTTTGGAGCGATGATGGATGTAACATTTACCAACTGGGGACCCGTGACTTTGATGCTTGAAAGTCCGGTTAGTCAGGAACCACGTGCATAA
- a CDS encoding bifunctional (p)ppGpp synthetase/guanosine-3',5'-bis(diphosphate) 3'-pyrophosphohydrolase, whose protein sequence is MGIEQLLEKAGAYIKEPDLVRIREAYEFADQAHHGQTRKSGEPYILHPLAVADIVVNMQMDTISIIAALLHDVVEDTTVSLEEIRNHFGNTCAMLVDGLTKLERIQFRSKEEQQNENYRKMFIAMAQDIRVIVIKLADRLHNMRTLKFQSEESQRRISYETLEIFCPIANRLGISAIKWEMEDIALRYLNPQQYYRIANLMHKKRAEREQYIDTVMDGITNKLDEMGIQADLSGRPKHIYSVFKKMTTKNKQFNEIYDLLAIRIIVDNIKDCYATLGIIHTLWKPMPGRFKDYIAMPKANMYQSLHTTVVGPNGEPTEVQIRTWDMHRTAEFGIAAHWAYKEGAANGNHFEDKITFFREILELQNEAQDASEFVESLKMDFFSDLVFVFTPKGEVIELPIGSVPLDFAYRIHTEVGNRTIGAKVNGRIVPLDYHLKTGDIIEILTSKHSYGPSQDWMKIAKSSHARAKIKQWFKKERREENVEKGRESCERELKRMGLDPSAWMTDDKLMEAAKKYAFNDIDDMLAAVGFGGITAAQIVTKATEKLRKEQEESSLLELNSEMRELKPAPERRNRPTNGIRVKGIDNLLVRFARCCNPVPGDDIIGYVTRGRGVSVHRSDCPNIPTSADGEEAARVIEVEWEENIEASYSVDIEITGHDRNGLLNEVLQAVSESKTNISAVTGRTDKNKLALVHVTILIRNTDHLQSVVERIKRVKDVYSVHRIMQ, encoded by the coding sequence ATGGGCATAGAGCAATTACTCGAGAAGGCCGGGGCATATATCAAAGAACCCGATCTGGTGCGCATACGAGAAGCTTACGAATTTGCTGATCAGGCCCACCATGGACAGACGCGAAAATCGGGAGAACCGTATATTCTGCATCCGCTTGCGGTTGCCGACATTGTTGTGAACATGCAGATGGACACCATCTCCATAATAGCAGCGCTTCTTCATGATGTAGTAGAAGATACTACGGTCTCACTTGAAGAGATTCGCAATCATTTCGGCAATACGTGTGCCATGCTTGTTGACGGCTTGACGAAGCTGGAACGTATTCAGTTTCGCTCCAAGGAAGAACAGCAGAACGAGAACTACCGCAAAATGTTCATCGCCATGGCGCAGGACATCCGTGTCATCGTGATTAAATTGGCTGACCGTCTGCATAATATGCGGACACTCAAGTTTCAGTCGGAAGAAAGCCAGCGCCGGATTTCATATGAGACGCTGGAAATTTTCTGTCCGATTGCAAACCGTTTGGGTATCTCTGCAATCAAATGGGAAATGGAGGACATCGCCCTCCGTTATTTGAATCCGCAGCAGTATTACCGAATTGCAAACCTGATGCACAAAAAACGTGCAGAACGGGAGCAATATATTGATACGGTTATGGACGGAATTACGAATAAGCTCGATGAGATGGGAATTCAGGCAGACCTTTCGGGCCGCCCGAAACATATCTACAGCGTGTTCAAGAAAATGACCACCAAAAACAAGCAGTTTAACGAAATTTATGATCTGCTTGCCATTCGTATTATTGTGGATAATATCAAGGATTGTTATGCTACCCTGGGAATTATACACACGCTATGGAAACCGATGCCTGGACGCTTTAAAGACTACATTGCTATGCCGAAGGCGAATATGTATCAATCGCTTCATACAACGGTAGTTGGTCCCAATGGCGAACCAACGGAAGTACAGATCCGGACATGGGATATGCACCGGACTGCTGAATTTGGTATTGCTGCCCACTGGGCCTACAAAGAAGGCGCTGCGAACGGAAATCATTTTGAAGATAAGATTACGTTCTTCCGTGAAATTCTTGAACTTCAAAACGAAGCACAGGATGCTTCGGAATTCGTAGAATCACTTAAAATGGATTTCTTCTCGGATCTGGTATTTGTATTTACGCCAAAAGGAGAAGTTATCGAATTGCCGATTGGCTCTGTTCCTTTGGATTTTGCTTATCGAATCCATACGGAGGTTGGTAATCGGACCATTGGTGCCAAAGTAAACGGTCGGATTGTTCCGCTCGATTATCATCTGAAGACAGGTGATATCATCGAAATTTTGACGTCCAAACATTCTTACGGACCAAGCCAGGACTGGATGAAAATTGCGAAATCTTCTCATGCACGAGCGAAGATCAAGCAATGGTTCAAGAAGGAACGCCGTGAAGAAAACGTTGAAAAAGGTCGGGAAAGCTGTGAGCGTGAACTGAAACGCATGGGGCTTGATCCTTCTGCGTGGATGACCGATGACAAGTTGATGGAAGCTGCCAAAAAATATGCGTTTAACGATATTGATGACATGCTTGCGGCTGTTGGATTCGGTGGGATTACTGCTGCACAGATTGTAACCAAAGCAACCGAAAAACTGCGTAAAGAGCAGGAAGAGTCCAGTTTGCTGGAATTAAATTCCGAGATGCGCGAGCTGAAACCTGCACCTGAACGCAGAAATCGACCAACCAACGGTATTCGTGTCAAAGGCATCGATAATCTGCTTGTTCGATTTGCACGATGCTGTAATCCTGTACCTGGAGATGACATTATCGGATACGTTACACGTGGACGCGGCGTTTCCGTACACCGTAGTGACTGTCCGAATATCCCGACAAGTGCAGACGGTGAAGAAGCAGCACGTGTTATTGAGGTCGAGTGGGAAGAGAATATCGAAGCAAGTTACAGTGTGGATATTGAGATTACAGGCCATGATCGGAATGGCTTGCTCAACGAGGTACTTCAGGCTGTATCCGAAAGTAAAACCAATATATCTGCCGTTACAGGACGGACAGATAAAAATAAATTAGCATTGGTGCACGTCACAATTCTGATTCGTAATACGGATCATCTGCAATCCGTTGTAGAACGGATCAAACGTGTGAAAGATGTCTATTCGGTGCATCGGATTATGCAGTAA
- the uraA gene encoding uracil permease has translation MQREIQVNQKMPLGSGSLLSLQHLFAMFGSTVLVPNLFGVDPSMILLMNGIGTLLYILMCKGKIPAYLGSSFAFIAPVTMVLKEHPENGYSMALGAFIITGLVFCLVALIVKYVGTGWINVVFPPAVMGAIVALIGLELVPVAAGMAGLINSDPLANPNWVPQAKPIILSMATLGITVIGAVTFRGFPKIIHILIGIVVGYILGYSMGLVDKQAIGNADFLSLPTVTTPTFDWSVVFTILPVALVVIVEHIGHLLVTSSIVGKDLSKDPGLHRSLLGNGVSTILSGFVGSTPNTTYGENIGVMALTRVYSTYVIGGAAVIAIVLSFSGTFSALVANIPVPVMGGVSLLLFGVIAASGLRILVEQKVDFAKPTNLILTTLVLVIGLSGTEVIFYGVHLKGMALATIVGILMSLLFKLFEVLGWLNEDSRKQPITEKNT, from the coding sequence TTGCAACGCGAAATTCAGGTTAATCAAAAGATGCCACTCGGCTCAGGTTCACTGCTTAGCCTTCAGCATTTGTTCGCCATGTTTGGCAGTACGGTGCTTGTACCGAACCTGTTCGGTGTCGACCCTAGTATGATATTGCTGATGAACGGAATTGGAACCCTGCTGTACATACTGATGTGTAAAGGAAAAATCCCCGCCTATTTGGGTTCCAGCTTTGCTTTTATTGCTCCTGTCACGATGGTATTAAAAGAACATCCAGAGAACGGTTACTCGATGGCTCTTGGCGCCTTTATCATAACAGGACTTGTTTTCTGTCTGGTAGCTCTCATTGTGAAATATGTCGGAACAGGCTGGATTAACGTGGTATTCCCACCGGCAGTTATGGGTGCCATCGTTGCTTTGATCGGTCTGGAGCTTGTACCTGTTGCAGCTGGTATGGCCGGATTGATTAATTCCGATCCGCTAGCTAATCCCAACTGGGTTCCTCAGGCAAAACCTATTATACTCTCCATGGCCACGCTCGGGATCACTGTCATTGGTGCCGTAACATTTCGTGGATTCCCCAAAATCATTCATATTCTAATCGGTATCGTAGTGGGTTATATCCTTGGTTATTCTATGGGTTTGGTTGATAAACAGGCTATTGGAAATGCTGATTTCCTCTCACTACCAACCGTAACCACTCCTACATTTGACTGGTCTGTTGTCTTTACCATTTTACCTGTAGCGCTTGTGGTTATTGTAGAACATATTGGACATTTGCTTGTAACGAGCAGCATTGTAGGCAAAGATCTCTCGAAGGACCCTGGGCTTCATCGTTCCCTGCTTGGTAACGGCGTATCCACCATACTGTCCGGCTTTGTAGGATCTACTCCCAATACAACCTATGGCGAGAACATCGGTGTTATGGCTCTGACTCGGGTATACTCCACATATGTTATTGGAGGCGCAGCGGTTATTGCAATCGTACTCTCCTTCTCAGGAACATTTTCGGCGCTTGTAGCCAACATTCCTGTACCCGTTATGGGCGGCGTATCCCTGCTCCTGTTCGGGGTAATTGCGGCATCCGGTCTGCGTATTCTGGTTGAACAGAAAGTTGACTTTGCCAAACCAACCAATCTGATTCTCACTACACTTGTACTGGTCATCGGACTGAGTGGTACAGAAGTTATCTTCTACGGCGTTCATCTGAAAGGGATGGCACTCGCAACCATCGTTGGAATCCTGATGAGCTTGTTGTTTAAGCTTTTTGAAGTGCTGGGTTGGTTGAATGAAGACTCCAGAAAACAGCCTATTACTGAAAAAAACACCTGA
- a CDS encoding adenine phosphoribosyltransferase, whose product MDFKDYIRVIPDFPQPGISFKDITTLLKDGEMYRNAINELKVMVSDLKIDVIAGPEARGFVVGAPLAYALGVGFAPIRKSGKLPGETIEVGYDLEYGKDTLAMHTDAIEKGQNVLIADDLLATGGTIATSINLIEQLGGKVVGAAFLIELSDLNGRAKLPEIDVFTLMNY is encoded by the coding sequence TTGGATTTTAAAGATTATATTCGTGTCATTCCTGACTTTCCACAACCGGGAATCAGCTTTAAGGACATTACAACATTGTTGAAGGATGGAGAAATGTACCGCAATGCGATCAATGAACTGAAAGTGATGGTTTCTGATCTCAAAATTGACGTTATTGCTGGACCTGAAGCACGTGGTTTCGTTGTGGGCGCCCCTCTGGCATATGCTCTTGGTGTCGGTTTTGCTCCGATTCGCAAAAGTGGAAAACTGCCAGGAGAGACGATTGAAGTTGGTTATGATCTCGAGTATGGCAAGGATACACTCGCGATGCACACAGATGCGATTGAAAAAGGTCAGAATGTCCTGATCGCAGATGATCTGCTCGCAACGGGTGGAACGATTGCGACTTCCATCAACTTGATTGAACAATTGGGTGGGAAAGTTGTTGGTGCTGCCTTCCTGATCGAGCTGTCTGATCTGAATGGTCGTGCTAAATTGCCTGAAATCGATGTATTCACATTGATGAACTATTAA
- the recJ gene encoding single-stranded-DNA-specific exonuclease RecJ, producing MLYSQYRWNTPNIDLEAAAGLSQALSVSPLVGRLLVSRGVHNEKEAERFLHPDLNQMHDPYLLLGMNEAVPRIKLALEREEHILIYGDYDADGVSSTALMIHLMRHLGASYDIYIPHRSNEGYGLHNHALDWAHHQGVSLIITVDTGISAVEQIAYAATLGIEVIVTDHHEPPEILPEAYTLINPKLPGCPYPFKGLAGAGVALKLAQALIGEVPGEWMEIAAIGTVADLMPLEGENRVIVSYGIESMRGSRLPGVSALLEISGVDQSQVTSINIAFAMAPRINASGRLDHAGRAVSLLTTENLDEAHTLAGQLDLLNRERQQVVEGILQEATAQLEQKIQLRSGSVPDVIVLAGEGWNVGVVGIVASKLLERYYRPTLILGIDPESGVCKGSARSIEGLDIYQALTVNKHTMDHYGGHPAAAGMTLHRDQLEELEAGLNEFAATVLTEEDFVPQRLADDECRISDVPLKVIQEIDRLQPFGMSNPSPRFVLRSVTVKETRTMGREKRHLKLVLEQDGQQLETVAFGKGALAEFLLPGSVIDVMGELSINEWNGMRKPQLMLQDIHVPQVQVFDLRGNAEPLNAMKHFLSSLEVHLRYKSGSVGAIVRKETDVSEGNSLYEPCLWVYDRKVGLFPCNAAAQHYGQEQVRTLFVFDTPETPEQLDAMLALFSGAENIILLHGSGNRRDRLQMPSRELFKRIYMQVLKWKAEPVEEQEITPVLSRQCGCSPRMITMMLDVFEELSFITRDNGKIAFVDNPPKRELTASRHYQALENMAEIEQVMLDAATPQLTQWMISRMKGVS from the coding sequence TTGCTTTATTCGCAATACCGGTGGAATACACCGAATATCGATCTGGAGGCGGCTGCGGGACTCTCGCAGGCGCTTTCCGTTTCACCCCTTGTTGGACGTTTGCTTGTGAGTCGAGGAGTGCACAATGAGAAGGAGGCCGAACGTTTTTTGCATCCTGATCTGAATCAGATGCATGATCCGTATCTGCTACTCGGCATGAATGAAGCTGTCCCTCGAATTAAACTGGCTTTGGAGCGGGAAGAACATATTTTAATCTATGGGGACTATGACGCCGACGGCGTATCCAGTACAGCGCTGATGATCCACCTGATGCGTCATCTTGGGGCCTCGTATGATATATATATCCCTCATCGCTCGAATGAAGGGTATGGTTTGCACAACCATGCGTTGGATTGGGCCCATCATCAAGGCGTTTCATTGATTATTACCGTGGATACCGGAATCAGTGCTGTTGAACAGATTGCCTATGCGGCAACGCTGGGCATCGAGGTCATTGTGACAGACCACCACGAACCACCTGAAATTTTACCGGAAGCTTACACGTTGATTAACCCTAAACTTCCGGGATGTCCTTATCCTTTTAAAGGTTTGGCCGGAGCGGGAGTAGCCTTGAAGCTCGCTCAGGCATTGATCGGGGAAGTGCCCGGTGAATGGATGGAGATTGCAGCCATCGGCACCGTGGCCGATCTGATGCCTTTGGAAGGGGAGAACCGGGTTATCGTCAGTTATGGAATAGAATCCATGCGTGGCTCGCGTCTTCCAGGTGTAAGTGCATTGCTGGAAATCAGTGGTGTGGATCAGAGTCAGGTGACTTCAATTAATATTGCCTTTGCCATGGCGCCTCGTATTAATGCCAGTGGACGTTTGGATCATGCGGGACGGGCGGTGTCGCTGCTCACAACTGAGAATCTGGATGAAGCTCATACGCTAGCCGGTCAGCTTGATCTATTGAATCGGGAGCGGCAGCAAGTCGTAGAGGGCATATTACAAGAAGCAACTGCACAGTTGGAACAAAAGATACAGCTTCGTTCAGGATCCGTTCCAGATGTAATCGTATTGGCTGGGGAGGGCTGGAACGTCGGAGTGGTTGGTATCGTGGCTTCCAAATTGCTGGAGCGTTATTACCGACCTACACTTATCCTTGGGATCGATCCAGAGAGCGGTGTCTGCAAGGGCTCTGCGCGCTCCATTGAGGGCTTGGATATCTATCAGGCACTCACAGTCAATAAACACACTATGGATCATTACGGAGGACATCCGGCTGCTGCAGGGATGACCCTGCATCGGGATCAACTGGAAGAACTTGAGGCGGGCTTAAATGAGTTTGCTGCAACCGTGTTGACCGAAGAGGACTTTGTACCTCAACGTCTTGCGGATGATGAATGCAGAATTAGTGATGTTCCGCTGAAAGTGATCCAGGAGATCGACAGATTGCAACCTTTTGGGATGAGCAATCCTTCGCCCCGGTTTGTATTGAGAAGTGTGACTGTGAAGGAAACCAGAACAATGGGACGAGAGAAGCGACATCTGAAACTGGTTCTGGAACAGGATGGTCAGCAACTGGAAACCGTTGCTTTTGGCAAGGGAGCGTTAGCAGAGTTTCTTCTCCCGGGTTCCGTTATTGATGTGATGGGGGAACTGTCTATCAATGAATGGAATGGGATGAGAAAACCTCAACTAATGCTTCAGGACATTCATGTTCCTCAGGTCCAAGTGTTTGATTTACGCGGTAATGCCGAGCCACTAAATGCAATGAAGCATTTCTTGAGCTCACTTGAAGTGCACCTGCGATATAAATCAGGTTCTGTTGGTGCTATTGTTCGGAAAGAAACAGATGTTTCCGAGGGAAATTCATTGTATGAACCTTGCCTTTGGGTATATGATAGAAAGGTCGGGTTATTTCCGTGTAATGCTGCTGCACAGCATTATGGACAGGAACAAGTCCGGACGTTATTTGTGTTTGATACGCCGGAAACCCCGGAACAACTTGATGCCATGCTGGCTTTGTTCAGTGGAGCTGAGAATATCATCCTTCTGCACGGATCAGGCAACCGCCGAGATCGCCTTCAGATGCCTTCCAGAGAACTCTTTAAGCGTATTTATATGCAGGTGTTGAAATGGAAAGCTGAACCCGTGGAAGAACAAGAGATTACTCCTGTGCTCAGTCGTCAGTGTGGTTGTTCGCCGCGCATGATTACGATGATGTTGGATGTATTCGAAGAGTTATCCTTCATTACCCGTGATAACGGCAAAATTGCGTTTGTGGATAACCCGCCTAAGCGTGAACTAACCGCTTCACGTCACTATCAGGCACTCGAAAATATGGCTGAGATAGAACAGGTGATGCTGGATGCAGCCACACCGCAACTGACACAATGGATGATATCCCGGATGAAGGGCGTATCTTAG
- a CDS encoding cation diffusion facilitator family transporter: protein MTREHIPSAQAATWSGIAGNMGLAVIKAGVGYMANSKSLLADGLYSASEAGSALAGLFPSKSVRDKSKARRERFKEHSRVARPGISVLLSVLILMGGLQLAISALGSLSGIEPEAPGKSVLLVAVAALAVKEAIFQFQYRYFRKRNQSQALAYAQQHRRALYCSLTVLIGIIGSMAGEETGLSMLLYLDPTAALIASCFVLHKGYRMIVDTVYGSLVQELEQEEASDFRETVQRVYGIITIEHLVAREQEHDVTIELVISVNPRISILEAQEIANRAKTLLLTRFSHVKEVQIQAIPYDPGYPYKSNHELPDHEATLIQ from the coding sequence ATGACCAGAGAACATATCCCATCTGCCCAGGCTGCCACATGGAGCGGTATTGCCGGTAATATGGGACTTGCGGTGATCAAAGCGGGAGTCGGTTATATGGCAAACAGCAAATCATTGCTCGCTGACGGCTTATATTCTGCTTCTGAAGCTGGTTCTGCCCTGGCTGGTCTCTTTCCCTCCAAGTCTGTACGCGATAAGAGCAAGGCTCGCAGGGAACGCTTTAAAGAACATTCACGTGTTGCTAGACCCGGGATCTCAGTATTGTTATCTGTGCTGATCCTCATGGGTGGTTTACAGCTTGCCATCTCCGCATTGGGTAGTCTCTCCGGAATTGAACCGGAAGCACCCGGCAAGTCGGTGCTTTTGGTGGCTGTAGCAGCTCTGGCTGTGAAAGAAGCGATTTTTCAATTTCAGTACAGATATTTCCGTAAACGAAACCAGTCTCAGGCGCTGGCCTATGCACAGCAACATCGCCGTGCACTCTATTGCTCGCTCACTGTGTTAATCGGCATTATAGGATCCATGGCTGGTGAAGAGACGGGTTTGAGCATGCTGCTCTACCTGGACCCAACGGCTGCGTTGATTGCTTCCTGTTTTGTGCTTCACAAGGGTTACCGAATGATTGTGGACACAGTCTATGGCTCACTCGTTCAGGAGCTGGAGCAGGAAGAAGCCTCAGATTTCAGGGAGACCGTACAGCGGGTATATGGCATCATTACCATTGAGCATTTGGTTGCACGTGAACAGGAACATGACGTTACGATTGAGCTGGTCATTAGTGTGAATCCGAGAATCTCAATACTGGAAGCACAGGAGATTGCTAATCGGGCCAAGACTCTACTGCTAACCCGTTTCAGTCATGTGAAAGAAGTACAGATTCAAGCGATACCTTATGATCCAGGCTATCCTTATAAATCCAATCATGAACTGCCCGATCACGAAGCGACATTAATTCAGTAG
- the secF gene encoding protein translocase subunit SecF: MRFNWNFDYIKGSKIAYTFSIILTVVGIISLLSLGLNYAVDFRSGSNVDITVSKAITAEQINPIVNELGVDTKEVQITTGSDRVNVRFSNVLDENQESKFKQEFSKLDETASYEVNTVDPEMAKELERNAIYAVMIASIGIMIYVAIRFEWRFALAAVVSIFHDAFVVISVFSIFRLEVNLTFITAVLTIVGFSINDTIVIFDRIRENLRFAKKSTKADLREVVNRSLAQTMTRSLNTTFTVFIASLCLFIFGGESIRMFSLAMVIGTFFGAYSSIFIAAPLWFTLKGKQVDKPKTVAKESN, from the coding sequence GTGCGCTTTAATTGGAATTTTGATTATATTAAAGGAAGTAAAATTGCCTATACATTCTCGATCATTTTGACTGTAGTAGGGATTATTAGTTTGCTCTCACTTGGATTGAACTACGCCGTTGATTTCCGTTCAGGATCAAATGTGGATATCACCGTATCCAAAGCCATTACAGCGGAGCAAATCAATCCAATCGTGAATGAACTGGGTGTTGACACAAAGGAAGTCCAGATCACGACTGGATCTGATCGGGTTAATGTTCGATTCTCGAACGTACTGGATGAAAACCAAGAAAGCAAATTCAAGCAAGAATTTAGCAAACTGGATGAGACGGCTTCCTATGAAGTGAATACCGTTGATCCAGAGATGGCCAAAGAGCTTGAGCGTAATGCGATCTATGCGGTAATGATTGCCAGTATCGGAATCATGATCTATGTTGCGATTCGATTCGAATGGCGATTCGCTTTGGCAGCGGTTGTTTCCATATTCCATGATGCTTTCGTAGTTATAAGTGTATTTTCTATATTCCGTCTTGAAGTGAATCTGACCTTTATTACGGCGGTATTAACCATTGTCGGATTCTCGATCAACGATACCATCGTTATCTTTGACCGGATTCGGGAGAATCTGCGTTTCGCCAAAAAATCAACGAAAGCTGATCTGCGTGAAGTGGTCAACCGGAGTTTAGCCCAAACGATGACGCGCTCGCTGAATACAACATTTACTGTATTTATTGCTTCACTCTGTTTGTTTATTTTTGGTGGAGAGTCTATTCGTATGTTCTCTCTGGCGATGGTGATCGGAACATTCTTTGGTGCCTATTCTTCAATCTTTATCGCGGCACCATTATGGTTCACGCTCAAAGGTAAACAAGTGGATAAGCCAAAAACAGTAGCTAAAGAATCTAACTAA
- the secD gene encoding protein translocase subunit SecD, producing the protein MKRIISFILVVLVTTGVMVGTSPELLKNIRLGLDLKGGYEILYEAEPLEAGQQVTKASLVQTAKSLESRANALGTSEPEVTTEGSNRIRLKLAGVTDEAEVRAKMKEPAVLTFRSKAENDKEGEYTKIELRGNEFVENAAKVVFTQLNEPMIDIQVKDKAKFSEITKRLIGQPLAIYLDDELLSAPTVRQQLTDGSAQISGAYTRDEANQLRDTINLGALPLKLTEKYSQSVGATLGKLSLDQTIKAGLIGSVIILVFMIGLYRIPGIIASFALITHTWLVLAIFYLGEFVLTLPGIAAFILGIGMAVDANIITYERIKEEMRSGKSILSSVKAGGKHSFRTIIDSNVTTIIAAAVMFFLGTGAVKGFALVLIFDIVTSIITNIFFSRFLLTLLVRGNVLKKPKYFGVKESEIRAL; encoded by the coding sequence ATGAAAAGAATTATCAGTTTCATTCTGGTCGTGCTTGTCACCACAGGGGTAATGGTGGGAACAAGCCCGGAACTGCTCAAAAATATACGCTTGGGCCTTGATTTAAAGGGAGGCTACGAGATCTTATATGAAGCAGAGCCGCTCGAAGCAGGTCAACAAGTCACCAAAGCATCTTTGGTGCAAACGGCCAAAAGCCTTGAAAGCCGCGCCAATGCGCTCGGAACAAGCGAACCGGAGGTAACCACTGAAGGAAGCAACCGGATTCGATTGAAGTTGGCAGGGGTTACGGATGAGGCTGAAGTTAGAGCCAAAATGAAAGAGCCGGCTGTTCTGACCTTCCGTAGTAAAGCTGAGAACGACAAGGAAGGCGAATACACCAAAATTGAGCTTCGCGGAAATGAATTTGTTGAGAATGCAGCCAAAGTTGTGTTCACTCAATTGAATGAGCCGATGATTGACATTCAAGTGAAAGACAAAGCCAAATTTTCCGAGATTACCAAACGTTTGATTGGACAACCTCTCGCTATTTATTTGGACGATGAGCTGCTCTCTGCTCCAACCGTTAGACAACAGTTGACAGATGGTTCCGCTCAGATTTCGGGTGCTTACACACGTGATGAAGCAAACCAGCTTCGTGACACCATTAACCTGGGTGCATTGCCACTGAAACTTACAGAGAAGTATTCACAAAGTGTTGGTGCAACACTTGGTAAGCTTTCTCTGGATCAGACGATTAAAGCGGGATTGATTGGTTCCGTTATTATTCTAGTGTTCATGATTGGGCTTTATCGCATTCCTGGTATTATCGCAAGTTTTGCCTTGATTACACATACGTGGCTGGTACTTGCAATTTTCTATTTAGGAGAATTCGTGCTTACCCTTCCAGGTATTGCGGCGTTTATCCTGGGTATAGGGATGGCGGTGGATGCCAATATCATCACGTACGAACGGATTAAGGAAGAGATGCGCAGTGGTAAGTCGATCTTGTCATCGGTTAAAGCGGGTGGTAAACATTCCTTCCGAACAATCATTGACTCCAATGTCACAACCATTATTGCAGCCGCTGTTATGTTCTTCCTAGGTACAGGTGCGGTTAAAGGGTTTGCACTCGTGCTGATTTTTGATATTGTCACCAGTATTATCACGAATATTTTCTTCTCCCGCTTCCTGTTGACCCTGCTCGTACGGGGTAACGTGTTGAAGAAGCCTAAGTACTTCGGAGTGAAGGAGAGTGAAATTCGTGCGCTTTAA
- a CDS encoding post-transcriptional regulator, whose product MNDVELEQSIEMLCRSKAEELRLVGYEYVTSKDVWNCVSHKYEKQGIPPLHQLVNDILSLKATSFMNFMTVSAYRGSSF is encoded by the coding sequence ATGAATGATGTGGAGTTGGAACAGTCAATAGAGATGCTCTGCCGTAGCAAAGCGGAGGAATTAAGGCTTGTCGGTTACGAATATGTCACCAGCAAAGATGTCTGGAATTGCGTCAGTCATAAATATGAAAAACAGGGCATTCCACCGCTTCACCAGCTGGTGAACGACATTTTGTCACTGAAAGCAACAAGCTTTATGAACTTTATGACCGTGTCTGCATACCGGGGGTCCTCTTTCTAG